A region of the Penicillium psychrofluorescens genome assembly, chromosome: 6 genome:
CGCTGTTGCGCTTCTTGTGTTTGGTCTTGGGCATTGTTATTGGGGATGGTTGTGGGATGAATTTACAGATCGATGGAAGAAATGgctgctcttttttttttatggCGATAAGATAAGGCGTCGTCGGTCCTACTTTTCTGCGGgactctttctcttctctctgccACTGCGAACGAACTAGTTAACTATTCTAATCACCTCCCCCCTTCCATCATGGCGTCCGGGCGCAAGGATTTCCTGAGCCAACATGCGCCAGAGAACTACGTCGCCGGTCTGGGTCGTGGTGCCACGGGCTTCACCACCCGCTCCGACCTGGGCCCGGCGCGCGAAGGTCCTACGCCCGAACAGATCCAGGCTGCGCTGCAACAGCGAGCACGGACCCTAGGAGCCCCCGAGCCAACAGCATACGGGGGCAGTCGTGAGaaaggagggaaagaagaggaaaaagaggaggacgatgagcgGTTCCAGGACCCCGACAACGAGACTGGGCTGTTCGCGTACGGACAGTTCGACcaagaggacgacgaggcggaTCGCGTCTACCGAGAGGTAGATGAGAAGATGGACAGGCGGCGGAAAGCACGCAGGTTAGTAACTCCCCCACTGCGGTCAAGACAATCTGTTCATGGGCCATCCCCCGTTGTTTGGACAGAGTACCGACTGGAATCGTTCGCCACCTATAGGGAAATCCGAGAGCAACAAGAACGCGAAGACTACGAACGACAGAACCCcaagatccagcagcagtTTGCCGATGTGAAGCGGACTCTCGCCGCAGTatccgaagaagactgggCCAACCTGCCCGAGGTCGGCGATCTCACGGGCAAAAATCGACGTCAGAAGCAGAACCTACGGCAGCGTTTCTATGCGGTTCCCGATAGCGTCATTGCCGGTGCCCGCGATTCAGCCCAGTTCGACACGACGATCGCCGAAGATGGCACCCAAACTGAAGCttccgaggaggatggcagCATGACGAACTTCGCAGATATCGGTGCGGCGCGTGATAAGGTTTTGAAAGTCAGGCTGGATCAGGCTGCGCTGGGTTCGTCTGCCGACACCGCGTCGGGGAGCGCGACCAACATCGACCCCAAGGGCTATCTGACCAGCCTGACCCAGTCGGAGCTCAAGGCTGGTGAGGTCGAAGTGGGTGATATCAAGCGAGTTCGCGTTCTCCTGGAATCCGTCACAAAAACGAATCCCAAGCATGCACCGGGCTGGATTGCTCTCGCCCGtctcgaggagctggctggTCGGATTGTGACGGCCCGAAACATTATAGCCAAAGGCTGTGAGCTCTGTCCGAAGAGTGAAGATGCATGGTTGGAAAACATCCGTGTCAATGAAGGCCACAACGCCAAAGTCATTGCGGCAAATGCCATCAAGAACAATGATCGCTCAACGAGACTTTGGACGGAGGCAATGAAATTGGAAACTGACACTCGAGCCAAAAAGAACGTTCTCCGACAAGCCATTCTGCATATTCCCCAATCAGTGCAGATTTGGAAAGAGGCCGTGAACCTGGAAGAGGATCCAGCTGACGCGCGGCTACTTCTGGCCAAGGCTGTCGAAATGATTCCTCTCTCCGTGGAGCTTTGGCTGGCCCTTGCACGCCTTGAAACGCCAGAAAATGCGCAAAAGGTCTTGAATGCCGCCCGCAAGGCGGTTCCAGCAAGCCATGAGATTTGGATTGCTGCCGCTCGTCTTCAGGAGCAGATGGGCACTTTTGAAAGGGTCAATGTCATGAGGCGTGCAATCCAGTCTCTTGTCCGAGAGAACGCCATGCTGAAGAGAGAGGAGTGGattgccgaggccgagcggtgcgaagaagaaggcgcTATCCTTACCTGCGGCGCAATTATTCGTGAGACACTCGGATGGGGTCtagacgaggatgacgaccGGAAAGATGTCTGGATGGATGATGCCAAGTCGAGTATTGCCCGTGGGAAATACGAAACGGCGCGGGCTATCTACGCCTACGCGCTGCGGGTATTCGTTAACCGCCGGTCGATCTGGCTCGCCGCAGCGGATTTGGAACGCCATCACGGGAGCAAAGAAGCCTTGTGGCAAGTCCTCGAGAAGGCTGTTGAGGCCTGTCCCCAGAGTGAAGAGATCTGGCTGCAGCTTGCCAAAGAGAAGTGGCAGGCAGGAGAGGTCGATGACGCTCGGCGCGTTCTCGGCCGTGCCTTCAACCAGAATCCCAACAACGAAGATATATGGCTTGCCGCTGTCAAGCTGGAAGCCGACGCCAACCAGACAGACCAGGCCAGGGAGCTTCTTGCCACGGCTCGCCGCGAGGCTGGCACCGACCGTGTATGGATCAAGAGTGTTGCCTTTGAGCGGCAACTAGGCAATATCGACGACGCGCTGGACCTCGTCAACCAGGGGCTGCAGCTCTATCCCAAAGCTGACAagctgtggatgatgaagggcCAAATATACGAGGCGCAAAACAAGTTCCCTCAAGCACGCGAGGCATACGGTACCGGCACTCGCGCCTGCTCCAAATCTATTGCACTCTGGCTTCTCGCTTCACGGctagaagaaaaagccgGTGCCGTGGTCCGAGCACGTTCCGTCCTGGATCGAGCTCGATTGGCTGTTCCCAAGAGCGCCGAGCTCTGGACTGAAAGCGTGCGGGTTGAGCGCCGTGCCAACAACCTCGCGCAGGCCAAGGTGCTCATGGCCAGGGCGTTACAAGAAGTCCCGACATCTGGCTTGCTCTGGAGCGAGAGCATCTGGCACCTCGAGCCGCGGGCGCAGCGTAAGGCGCGCAGCCTAGAGGCGATCAAAAAGGTTGACAACGACCCGatcctcttcatcaccgTCGCGCGC
Encoded here:
- a CDS encoding uncharacterized protein (ID:PFLUO_009224-T1.cds;~source:funannotate); the encoded protein is MASGRKDFLSQHAPENYVAGLGRGATGFTTRSDLGPAREGPTPEQIQAALQQRARTLGAPEPTAYGGSREKGGKEEEKEEDDERFQDPDNETGLFAYGQFDQEDDEADRVYREVDEKMDRRRKARRLVTPPLRSRQSVHGPSPVVWTEYRLESFATYREIREQQEREDYERQNPKIQQQFADVKRTLAAVSEEDWANLPEVGDLTGKNRRQKQNLRQRFYAVPDSVIAGARDSAQFDTTIAEDGTQTEASEEDGSMTNFADIGAARDKVLKVRLDQAALGSSADTASGSATNIDPKGYLTSLTQSELKAGEVEVGDIKRVRVLLESVTKTNPKHAPGWIALARLEELAGRIVTARNIIAKGCELCPKSEDAWLENIRVNEGHNAKVIAANAIKNNDRSTRLWTEAMKLETDTRAKKNVLRQAILHIPQSVQIWKEAVNLEEDPADARLLLAKAVEMIPLSVELWLALARLETPENAQKVLNAARKAVPASHEIWIAAARLQEQMGTFERVNVMRRAIQSLVRENAMLKREEWIAEAERCEEEGAILTCGAIIRETLGWGLDEDDDRKDVWMDDAKSSIARGKYETARAIYAYALRVFVNRRSIWLAAADLERHHGSKEALWQVLEKAVEACPQSEEIWLQLAKEKWQAGEVDDARRVLGRAFNQNPNNEDIWLAAVKLEADANQTDQARELLATARREAGTDRVWIKSVAFERQLGNIDDALDLVNQGLQLYPKADKLWMMKGQIYEAQNKFPQAREAYGTGTRACSKSIALWLLASRLEEKAGAVVRARSVLDRARLAVPKSAELWTESVRVERRANNLAQAKVLMARALQEVPTSGLLWSESIWHLEPRAQRKARSLEAIKKVDNDPILFITVARIFWGERRLEKAMTWFEKAIVADSDYGDGWAWYYKFLMQHGTEEKRSDVISKCMSTEPKHGEVWQSIAKDPAHAHKSTEDVLKLVAETVN